The Anas platyrhynchos isolate ZD024472 breed Pekin duck chromosome 3, IASCAAS_PekinDuck_T2T, whole genome shotgun sequence genome includes a window with the following:
- the TMEM178A gene encoding LOW QUALITY PROTEIN: transmembrane protein 178A (The sequence of the model RefSeq protein was modified relative to this genomic sequence to represent the inferred CDS: inserted 1 base in 1 codon) produces the protein MTAAVLCRCIVATVSFFWEKSLTQHITGCLFLMTGSGNAAIFRTVSLCPYAASTAHDLNYSPQFIYSLPDDTEHGYSCSVFWAWCSXGFIAAGRCLCTAHPFISRSKMMQLKSTRESSV, from the exons ATGACTGCAGCTGTTCTCTGCAGGTGCATTGTGGCCACAGTCAGCTTCTTTTGGGAGAAAAGCCTCACCCAGCACATCACAGGTTGTCTGTTCCTGATGACAGGTAGTGGTAATGCTGC CATATTTCGCACCGTATCTCTGTGCCCTTATGCAGCCAGCACTGCACATGACCTGAACTACTCCCCCCAGTTCATCTACAGCCTTCCTGATGACACAGAACATGGATACAGCTGCTCTGTATTCTGGGCCTGGTGCA CAGGATTTATAGCAGCAGGCAGGTGTCTTTGCACAGCTCACCCTTTCATTAGCAGGAGCAAGATGATGCAGCTGAAGTCCACCAGAGAATCCTCTGTGTGA
- the THUMPD2 gene encoding THUMP domain-containing protein 2 isoform X2 has translation MLHEIKSLVIEEPKDWLDVIAAWKNLRGCEGKKDGVSQENPSPCKRKSEEEMDVVTKRQKTEQVREIVSEECQAGAEENGVVPDRKSDEEGQPETEASLEDSSKSSGEKPVENEKHSFSFRVSCRCSGAIAKILTSQEIGRAIGIALMKQFRWRADLRNPDLEIFVHLNDIHSAVGIPLFSLPLANREYIKTAGLRSTIAWAMASLAEISAGDFVLDPMCGLGTILLEAATEWPEACYWGTDISDSQLEGAGVNIKTAGLVDKIELLKASVKALPLPAESFDAVVSDIPFGKKFKITKDVRFLPDSLQEMERVLRVGGTVVLLLSQDLHKRMDSITKSGENQSPNTSSDGAGETTAVETSSSDGNSSSVVKGVEEAFLSSRQPRFGSLVLDGIYEVSLGKTVAFIYKYRKVSAAGN, from the exons ATGCTGCATGAAATCAAAAGTCTTGTCATTGAGGAACCAAAAGATTGGCTGGATGTTATCGCTGCTTGGAAAAACCTCCGTGgttgtgaggggaaaaaagatggTGTATCTCAGGAAAACCCATCACCTTGCAAGAGAAAATCAGAAGAAGAGATGGATGTTGTAACTAAAAGGCAAAAAACAGAGCAAGTAAGAGAGATTGTGTCTGAGGAATGTCAAGCAGGAGCTGAAGAGAACGGTGTGGTACCAGACAGGAAGAGCGATGAGGAAGGCCAACCTGAAACCGAGGCTTCTTTAGAAGACTCTTCCAAAAGCAGTGGAGAGAAACCTGTTGAGAATGAGAAGCACAGCTTCAGCTTCCGAGTTTCTTGTCGCTGTAGTGGAGCAATTGCCAAAATACTTACTTCACAG GAGATCGGAAGAGCAATTGGCATAGCGCTCATGAAGCAGTTTAGATGGCGAGCTGATCTGCGGAACCCCGACCTAGAG aTCTTTGTACATCTTAACGACATTCACTCAGCCGTGGGGATTCCTCTTTTCAG TCTTCCATTGGCAAACAGAGAGTATATCAAAACAGCAGGACTGCGGTCAACGATTGCGTGGGCCATGGCATCTCTGGCTGAAATCAGT GCGGGTGACTTTGTGCTAGATCCCATGTGTGGGCTGGGAACAATTCTGCTGGAAGCTGCCACAGAGTGGCCC GAAGCCTGCTACTGGGGCACAGATATAAGTGATTCACAATTAGAGGGTGCAGGTGTGAATATTAAGACTGCAGGTTTGGTGGATAAGATTGAGTTACTTAAAGCTTCTGTGAAAG CGTTGCCGTTGCCTGCAGAAAGCTTTGACGCCGTGGTTTCGGATATTCCATTCGGGAAGAAGTTCAAGATCACGAAAGACGTCCGATTCCTGCCAGATAGTCTCCAGGAGATGGAGAG AGTACTTCGTGTTGGAGGGACCGTTGTGTTGCTCTTGAGTCAGGATCTCCATAAGCGCATGGACAGCATTACCAAGAGTGGTGAAAACCAATCTCCTAACACCAGTTCTGATGGTGCAGGGGAAACGACCGCTGTGGAGACCTCGAGTAGTGACGGGAATTCTTCCTCCGTGGTGAAAGGTGTCGAAGAAGCCTTTCTCAGCAGCAGACAGCCACGTTTTGGGTCGCTGGTGCTGGATGGCATCTATGAAGTTAGCCTTGGCAAGACGGTTGCTTTCATATACAAATATAGGAAGGTCTCTGCTGCTGGGAATTAG
- the THUMPD2 gene encoding THUMP domain-containing protein 2 isoform X1, translating into MAAGGRFFCTAGRGLEPFLARELRARLGATEVDYVAGKVFFTADAEPSELKKIKSGERLFLLIKKHGPLPVSGHKGKMLHEIKSLVIEEPKDWLDVIAAWKNLRGCEGKKDGVSQENPSPCKRKSEEEMDVVTKRQKTEQVREIVSEECQAGAEENGVVPDRKSDEEGQPETEASLEDSSKSSGEKPVENEKHSFSFRVSCRCSGAIAKILTSQEIGRAIGIALMKQFRWRADLRNPDLEIFVHLNDIHSAVGIPLFSLPLANREYIKTAGLRSTIAWAMASLAEISAGDFVLDPMCGLGTILLEAATEWPEACYWGTDISDSQLEGAGVNIKTAGLVDKIELLKASVKALPLPAESFDAVVSDIPFGKKFKITKDVRFLPDSLQEMERVLRVGGTVVLLLSQDLHKRMDSITKSGENQSPNTSSDGAGETTAVETSSSDGNSSSVVKGVEEAFLSSRQPRFGSLVLDGIYEVSLGKTVAFIYKYRKVSAAGN; encoded by the exons atggcggcgggcgggcggttCTTCTGCACGGCGGGACGCGGCCTCGAGCCCTTCCTGGCCCGGGAGCTGCGAGCGCGGCTCGGAGCCACCGAG GTGGACTATGTTGCGGGGAAAGTCTTCTTCACCGCTGACGCGGAGCCGAGCGAACTGAAGAAAATCAAGTCTGGAGAGAGGCTGTTTTTGCTGATCAAGAAGCATGGCCCACTGCCCGTGTCAGGGCATAAAG GGAAAATGCTGCATGAAATCAAAAGTCTTGTCATTGAGGAACCAAAAGATTGGCTGGATGTTATCGCTGCTTGGAAAAACCTCCGTGgttgtgaggggaaaaaagatggTGTATCTCAGGAAAACCCATCACCTTGCAAGAGAAAATCAGAAGAAGAGATGGATGTTGTAACTAAAAGGCAAAAAACAGAGCAAGTAAGAGAGATTGTGTCTGAGGAATGTCAAGCAGGAGCTGAAGAGAACGGTGTGGTACCAGACAGGAAGAGCGATGAGGAAGGCCAACCTGAAACCGAGGCTTCTTTAGAAGACTCTTCCAAAAGCAGTGGAGAGAAACCTGTTGAGAATGAGAAGCACAGCTTCAGCTTCCGAGTTTCTTGTCGCTGTAGTGGAGCAATTGCCAAAATACTTACTTCACAG GAGATCGGAAGAGCAATTGGCATAGCGCTCATGAAGCAGTTTAGATGGCGAGCTGATCTGCGGAACCCCGACCTAGAG aTCTTTGTACATCTTAACGACATTCACTCAGCCGTGGGGATTCCTCTTTTCAG TCTTCCATTGGCAAACAGAGAGTATATCAAAACAGCAGGACTGCGGTCAACGATTGCGTGGGCCATGGCATCTCTGGCTGAAATCAGT GCGGGTGACTTTGTGCTAGATCCCATGTGTGGGCTGGGAACAATTCTGCTGGAAGCTGCCACAGAGTGGCCC GAAGCCTGCTACTGGGGCACAGATATAAGTGATTCACAATTAGAGGGTGCAGGTGTGAATATTAAGACTGCAGGTTTGGTGGATAAGATTGAGTTACTTAAAGCTTCTGTGAAAG CGTTGCCGTTGCCTGCAGAAAGCTTTGACGCCGTGGTTTCGGATATTCCATTCGGGAAGAAGTTCAAGATCACGAAAGACGTCCGATTCCTGCCAGATAGTCTCCAGGAGATGGAGAG AGTACTTCGTGTTGGAGGGACCGTTGTGTTGCTCTTGAGTCAGGATCTCCATAAGCGCATGGACAGCATTACCAAGAGTGGTGAAAACCAATCTCCTAACACCAGTTCTGATGGTGCAGGGGAAACGACCGCTGTGGAGACCTCGAGTAGTGACGGGAATTCTTCCTCCGTGGTGAAAGGTGTCGAAGAAGCCTTTCTCAGCAGCAGACAGCCACGTTTTGGGTCGCTGGTGCTGGATGGCATCTATGAAGTTAGCCTTGGCAAGACGGTTGCTTTCATATACAAATATAGGAAGGTCTCTGCTGCTGGGAATTAG